One window of the Bubalus kerabau isolate K-KA32 ecotype Philippines breed swamp buffalo chromosome 9, PCC_UOA_SB_1v2, whole genome shotgun sequence genome contains the following:
- the OLIG3 gene encoding oligodendrocyte transcription factor 3: MNSDSSSVSSRASSPDMDEMYLRDHHHRHHHHQESRLNSVSSTQGDIVQKMPGESLSRAGAKAAGESSKYKIKKQLSEQDLQQLRLKINGRERKRMHDLNLAMDGLREVMPYAHGPSVRKLSKIATLLLARNYILMLTSSLEEMKRLVGEIYGGHHSAFHCGTVGHSAGHPAHNANAVHPVHPILGGALSSGNASSPLSAASLPAIGTIRPPHSLLKAPSTPPALQLGSGFQHWAGLPCPCTICQMPPPPHLSALSTANMARLSAESKDLLK, translated from the coding sequence ATGAATTCTGATTCAAGCTCTGTCTCCAGCAGAGCTTCATCTCCGGACATGGATGAGATGTATCTGAGGgaccaccaccaccgccatcaccaccaccaggagAGCCGCCTCAACTCGGTCTCGTCCACGCAGGGCGACATAGTGCAGAAGATGCCAGGGGAGAGCCTCTCGCGGGCCGGCGCCAAGGCCGCGGGCGAGAGCAGCAAGTACAAAATCAAGAAGCAGCTGTCGGAGCAGGACCTCCAGCAGTTGAGACTGAAGATCAACGGACGCGAGCGCAAGCGGATGCACGACCTGAACCTAGCCATGGACGGGCTGCGCGAGGTCATGCCATACGCACACGGGCCCTCGGTGCGCAAACTCTCCAAGATCGCCACTCTCCTACTGGCCAGAAACTACATCCTCATGCTCACCAGCTCCTTGGAGGAGATGAAGAGGTTGGTTGGTGAGATCTACGGGGGCCACCACTCGGCCTTCCACTGCGGGACCGTGGGCCACTCGGCCGGCCACCCAGCGCACAACGCCAACGCCGTGCACCCGGTGCATCCCATCCTGGGCGGCGCGCTCTCCTCTGGCAACGCCTCGTCCCCTCTGTCCGCTGCCTCGCTGCCCGCCATCGGCACCATCCGGCCTCCCCACTCGCTGCTCAAGGCGCCGTCCACGCCTCCCGCGCTGCAGCTGGGCAGCGGCTTCCAGCACTGGGCCGGGCTGCCCTGCCCCTGCACCATATGCCAgatgccgccgccgccgcacctGTCCGCTCTGTCCACCGCCAACATGGCCAGGCTGTCTGCCGAGTCCAAGGACTTGCTCAAGTGA